Proteins encoded in a region of the Chryseobacterium piperi genome:
- a CDS encoding TonB-dependent receptor plug domain-containing protein — protein MKKLVLPLSLMVPMLVFSQTKKRDTTKVTDIEEVVFQKKIKGKTTDLTTVKISAKDAKNVASISGGIEGILKTLPSVNSNTELSSQYMVRGGNYDENLIYINDIEIYRPFLIRNSQQEGLSMINPDMVSTVNFSAGGFEPRYGDKMSSALNIYYREPEKFELSGEASLIGGRLTTGFASKNKKLTALFSGRYRNTNLVLNTLKEDTNFNPTYWDFQSYINYHINPKLSLSFIGYYSKNDYEMIPKERSVDFGSLQRPLNLTVNYAGKENDQYKNMMGTLSMNFKPSDQWKFTLDAFAYQNREREYYSIASAYILQTFDPITGAPITTYDTGGQIDHARNDLFVRTYGTQFRARFSPNVNTDIEVGFKYEKENLNDLTNEWKLVDSAGYSMPRPIDDPRFGTPGDLKLMYRIAGNNQIEPTRLSAYAQYSQKFFWGTNKFFVNAGARVAHWSFNNETIFSPRLQFAIKPDWDTDMLFKLSGGVYYQAPFYKEIKDLDGNFNNTIKSQRSLQAILANDYEFQMYDRPFKLTTEVYYKKMNDLIPYYMDNVRIRYSGRNNASGYAYGIDTRLFGEFVPGVDSWLSASYARVYENIDGRGNIPRPTDQRLRFAMFYQDYMPQFPSMRVNLTLTYAMGLPTGAPIILNQDGAPDVGAAYQYQRTLPSYKRVDIGLSKVFIDSKDKKKTYGFWGNFEELILGVQVFNAFNIRNTVANQWITDANTNFMYPVPVRLTGRFFNVKLEFKIK, from the coding sequence TTGAAAAAACTAGTTTTACCGCTGAGCCTTATGGTTCCCATGTTAGTCTTCTCCCAAACTAAAAAAAGAGATACTACAAAAGTCACCGATATTGAGGAGGTCGTTTTCCAGAAAAAAATAAAAGGAAAAACAACCGACCTTACAACGGTGAAAATCTCAGCAAAGGATGCTAAGAATGTAGCCAGTATTTCGGGAGGGATAGAAGGGATTCTTAAGACGTTACCTTCCGTAAATTCAAATACAGAGCTTTCTTCGCAGTACATGGTTCGTGGTGGAAACTATGATGAAAACCTTATCTATATTAATGATATTGAAATATACAGACCTTTCCTGATCAGAAATTCTCAACAGGAGGGACTCAGTATGATTAATCCGGATATGGTTTCAACGGTTAATTTTTCTGCCGGAGGATTTGAACCCCGATATGGAGATAAAATGTCGTCTGCCTTAAATATCTATTACCGGGAACCTGAAAAGTTTGAACTTTCAGGAGAAGCTAGTTTGATTGGCGGAAGATTAACGACTGGTTTTGCATCAAAAAATAAAAAACTGACCGCTTTATTTTCAGGAAGATACAGGAATACCAATCTGGTACTGAATACCCTGAAAGAAGATACCAACTTTAATCCGACTTATTGGGATTTTCAGTCCTATATCAACTATCATATCAATCCAAAGCTTAGCTTATCATTTATAGGATATTATTCTAAAAATGATTATGAAATGATTCCTAAAGAAAGAAGTGTAGATTTCGGAAGTCTTCAAAGACCTCTTAATCTTACTGTCAATTACGCCGGAAAGGAAAATGATCAGTACAAAAATATGATGGGGACGCTTTCCATGAATTTTAAGCCTTCAGATCAATGGAAGTTTACTTTGGATGCTTTTGCGTATCAAAATAGGGAAAGAGAATATTATTCGATTGCTTCTGCTTATATATTGCAAACATTTGATCCTATTACAGGAGCGCCGATAACTACTTACGATACAGGAGGACAAATTGATCATGCAAGGAATGACCTTTTTGTAAGAACTTATGGAACTCAGTTCAGAGCGCGTTTTTCACCTAATGTGAATACCGATATTGAAGTAGGGTTCAAATACGAGAAAGAAAACCTGAATGACCTTACCAATGAATGGAAATTGGTAGATTCTGCGGGGTACAGTATGCCAAGGCCTATTGATGATCCGAGATTTGGAACTCCGGGAGACCTTAAGCTTATGTACAGAATTGCAGGAAATAATCAGATCGAACCTACCAGATTATCAGCCTATGCCCAGTATTCTCAAAAATTTTTCTGGGGAACTAATAAATTTTTTGTTAATGCAGGAGCAAGAGTAGCACACTGGAGCTTTAATAATGAAACTATTTTCTCACCAAGATTACAGTTTGCCATTAAGCCGGACTGGGATACGGATATGTTGTTTAAGCTTTCGGGAGGGGTGTATTATCAGGCACCTTTCTATAAAGAAATTAAAGATTTGGACGGAAACTTTAATAATACGATTAAATCACAACGTTCTCTACAAGCCATTTTAGCGAATGATTATGAATTCCAGATGTATGATAGACCCTTCAAACTGACAACAGAGGTATACTATAAGAAAATGAATGATCTGATTCCTTATTATATGGATAATGTACGGATCCGATACTCAGGGAGAAATAATGCTTCCGGATATGCTTATGGAATTGATACCAGGTTATTCGGGGAATTTGTTCCCGGCGTAGATTCATGGTTATCTGCAAGTTATGCCAGAGTCTATGAAAATATTGATGGAAGAGGAAATATTCCGAGACCTACCGATCAAAGATTGAGATTTGCAATGTTTTATCAGGATTATATGCCACAATTCCCATCGATGAGGGTGAATCTTACCTTGACCTATGCTATGGGACTACCAACAGGAGCGCCCATTATATTAAACCAGGATGGAGCTCCGGATGTAGGCGCTGCTTACCAATACCAAAGAACTTTACCTTCTTATAAAAGAGTCGATATCGGATTATCTAAAGTATTTATCGATTCTAAAGACAAAAAGAAAACCTATGGATTCTGGGGTAATTTCGAAGAACTTATTTTAGGGGTACAGGTTTTCAATGCATTTAATATCAGGAATACAGTAGCCAATCAATGGATTACAGATGCTAATACCAACTTTATGTATCCTGTACCGGTTCGTTTGACCGGACGATTCTTTAATGTGAAACTTGAGTTTAAGATTAAATAA
- a CDS encoding HYC_CC_PP family protein, with the protein MKKILAILFSVFYFGFSSGAVFSIHYCMEEFVSVSQKSSDICGKCGVKTKKDCCKTEIKIVKVDDSQKSDFLKVDFLKQMAAFEKHEFFFTDSSFSTVKFTSIQINAPPETRSVPIFITHCNFRI; encoded by the coding sequence ATGAAAAAGATTCTTGCCATATTGTTTTCTGTTTTCTACTTTGGATTTTCTTCCGGAGCTGTTTTCAGTATTCATTATTGTATGGAAGAATTTGTTTCTGTGAGCCAGAAAAGTAGTGATATATGCGGTAAATGTGGTGTTAAAACCAAAAAAGACTGTTGTAAAACAGAAATCAAAATTGTAAAAGTTGATGATTCTCAGAAATCAGACTTTTTAAAAGTTGATTTCCTAAAACAGATGGCAGCGTTTGAGAAACATGAATTTTTCTTTACAGATTCCTCTTTTTCAACGGTAAAGTTTACCTCTATTCAGATCAATGCACCGCCTGAAACAAGGTCTGTACCTATTTTTATTACCCATTGTAATTTCAGAATTTAG
- a CDS encoding DUF3347 domain-containing protein, which translates to MKKYIITAVFSLFSMISISAQSKSNAQVSKLYQNYITIKAALASDDADKASKAATEFIKTASTIDYKVVSEGNLTILKKDATAISEARNINSQRENFFNLSDNMIALTKQFKLSDKPVFVQYCPMADGSWLSSEKQIVNPYYGSKMLSCGSVKSEIK; encoded by the coding sequence ATGAAAAAATATATCATCACCGCAGTATTCTCTTTATTTTCAATGATTTCTATATCAGCTCAATCTAAATCGAATGCTCAGGTATCAAAGCTTTATCAAAATTATATTACGATCAAAGCAGCATTGGCATCTGATGATGCAGATAAGGCTTCCAAAGCGGCAACTGAATTCATTAAAACTGCTTCAACAATCGACTATAAAGTCGTTTCAGAAGGTAATCTAACCATTCTTAAAAAAGATGCTACCGCTATTTCTGAAGCTAGAAATATCAATAGTCAGAGAGAGAATTTCTTTAATCTTTCTGATAATATGATCGCTTTAACAAAGCAATTCAAACTTTCCGATAAACCTGTATTTGTACAATATTGCCCAATGGCTGACGGAAGCTGGCTAAGTAGCGAAAAACAAATCGTCAATCCTTATTACGGAAGTAAAATGCTTTCTTGCGGAAGTGTTAAATCAGAGATTAAATAA
- a CDS encoding multicopper oxidase domain-containing protein: protein MRKLIIFLLFLFSVFTFAQATKSYYTCPMHQEVVSQKPGDCPKCGMTLVKKAVTAQSKIVEKQDAKTQNNKIKEIREKSNLESKTNNKKTSISKADTSLQTQYTCSMHPEVITDQPGKCPKCGMELVPKEDSKKVDVQDQHKETSVLKRNSENGKVTFGGKTVRYDLYVKDTIVNFTGRNRRAIAVNGKLQAPTLYFTEGDTAEIYLHNMLKENTGFHWHGVILPNEQDGVPYLTTKPVLPGETHLYKFRVSQNGTYWYHSHQGHQEQIGMNGILVFKKREGEPTAEYTKEIPVLLGDWSDEDPMQIARRLHMANTDWYSIKKNAVQSYWEAIKSGNLGTKALNEWKRMKAMDVSDVYYDKFLINGLPSSEYAHLKAGDKVRLRVANGGSSTYFWLNYGGGKIKVVGNDGNDVVPTEVDRLIVGVSETYDIEVTIPENKSFEFRATSEDRIGHASLWLGSGEKIQAPDLPRLKLFEGMKMMNGMMEMSGNMKPMNMTMGNQMMDMNEVMYPELPESQRKMTMKHMNEMMGVMTKEKKNDEHSEPSGMDMKEEKTIKRLSYNILKAPEKTILSTENIRELKFTLEGNMNHYLWTLDNKTVTETDKILVKKGEILRITMYNNSMMRHPMHLHGHDFRLINSKGEYSPLKNVVDIMPMETNTIEFVANQDGDWFFHCHILYHMMAGMGRIFSYENSKPNPQLPNRKLAWKNFLKDNRMVSSMAMLDIASNKIHAETMTMFGPRWANLNEFHSNWDFNHFDGNFKVGRFLGKFQWALPYAGFRIQKNHEIMERQMAEGMGMDFQGKKTWFGQNKAAKNKASFIVGMQYLLPMLITADASVDQNGKVLLELKREDIPISRRIRGNFSINSDGEFTTGLRYIVQKWFSISGNYDNEMGWGAGITLTY from the coding sequence ATGAGAAAACTAATAATATTTCTGCTGTTTTTGTTCTCTGTTTTCACTTTCGCACAAGCAACAAAGTCTTATTATACCTGCCCGATGCATCAGGAAGTAGTTTCCCAAAAACCTGGAGACTGTCCGAAATGTGGGATGACCTTGGTAAAAAAGGCTGTTACAGCTCAATCTAAAATTGTTGAAAAACAAGACGCAAAAACTCAGAATAATAAAATAAAAGAAATCAGGGAAAAGAGCAATCTTGAATCAAAAACTAATAACAAGAAAACCTCAATTTCTAAAGCAGACACAAGTTTGCAAACACAGTATACTTGTTCCATGCATCCTGAGGTTATTACTGATCAGCCGGGAAAATGCCCTAAATGTGGGATGGAACTGGTACCAAAGGAAGATAGTAAGAAGGTAGATGTTCAGGATCAACATAAAGAGACTTCAGTACTGAAAAGGAATTCTGAAAACGGTAAGGTTACCTTTGGAGGAAAAACGGTCCGTTACGATTTGTACGTGAAAGATACGATTGTCAATTTTACAGGGAGAAACCGTAGAGCTATTGCAGTAAACGGAAAATTACAGGCTCCTACCTTATATTTTACAGAAGGAGATACTGCAGAAATTTATCTTCATAATATGTTGAAGGAAAATACCGGTTTTCACTGGCATGGAGTTATCCTGCCTAATGAACAAGACGGAGTTCCATATCTTACCACCAAACCCGTACTGCCTGGTGAAACCCATCTATATAAATTTAGAGTTTCCCAGAATGGAACCTACTGGTACCACTCGCATCAAGGACATCAGGAACAGATTGGGATGAATGGAATTTTGGTTTTCAAAAAAAGAGAGGGTGAACCTACAGCAGAATATACTAAAGAAATCCCTGTGCTTTTAGGAGACTGGAGTGATGAGGATCCTATGCAAATTGCAAGAAGACTTCATATGGCCAATACAGACTGGTATTCCATTAAGAAAAATGCGGTTCAAAGTTATTGGGAAGCGATTAAGTCTGGAAATTTAGGAACAAAAGCTTTGAATGAATGGAAAAGAATGAAAGCGATGGATGTAAGTGACGTATATTATGATAAATTCCTTATCAACGGTTTACCGAGTTCTGAATATGCTCATTTGAAAGCTGGAGATAAGGTACGGTTGCGGGTGGCCAATGGAGGGTCATCGACTTATTTTTGGTTGAACTATGGTGGTGGAAAAATAAAAGTGGTGGGTAATGACGGAAACGATGTGGTTCCTACAGAAGTGGACCGATTGATTGTTGGTGTCTCGGAAACCTATGATATTGAAGTTACCATTCCTGAAAACAAAAGCTTTGAGTTCCGGGCAACTTCTGAAGATAGAATTGGTCATGCTTCATTATGGTTGGGATCTGGAGAAAAAATACAAGCCCCGGATCTGCCAAGATTGAAACTTTTTGAAGGGATGAAAATGATGAATGGAATGATGGAGATGAGTGGTAATATGAAACCGATGAATATGACGATGGGCAATCAGATGATGGATATGAATGAAGTGATGTACCCTGAGCTTCCAGAAAGCCAACGGAAGATGACTATGAAGCATATGAATGAAATGATGGGTGTCATGACCAAAGAAAAGAAAAATGATGAACATTCTGAGCCTTCAGGAATGGATATGAAGGAAGAAAAGACCATTAAAAGGTTATCCTATAATATTTTAAAAGCCCCGGAAAAAACGATTCTATCTACCGAAAATATAAGGGAACTGAAGTTTACGCTCGAAGGAAATATGAACCACTATTTATGGACGCTCGACAACAAAACGGTTACTGAGACAGATAAAATTCTGGTAAAGAAAGGGGAGATCCTTAGAATAACGATGTATAATAACTCGATGATGCGTCATCCCATGCACCTACACGGACATGATTTTAGACTGATCAATTCCAAAGGAGAATACTCACCCTTAAAAAATGTGGTGGATATTATGCCGATGGAAACGAATACAATAGAATTTGTGGCCAACCAGGATGGTGATTGGTTTTTCCACTGTCATATTTTGTACCATATGATGGCCGGAATGGGAAGGATATTCAGCTATGAAAATTCGAAACCTAATCCACAACTTCCCAATAGAAAGTTAGCGTGGAAGAATTTCCTGAAAGATAACAGAATGGTAAGCTCCATGGCTATGTTGGATATTGCGAGTAATAAAATACATGCAGAGACAATGACAATGTTCGGTCCAAGATGGGCAAATCTTAATGAGTTTCATTCCAACTGGGATTTTAACCATTTTGATGGTAATTTTAAAGTCGGAAGATTTTTAGGAAAATTCCAATGGGCACTTCCTTATGCAGGATTCAGGATTCAGAAAAATCATGAGATTATGGAAAGACAGATGGCAGAAGGAATGGGAATGGATTTTCAGGGTAAGAAAACCTGGTTTGGGCAAAATAAAGCAGCTAAAAATAAAGCATCATTTATCGTCGGTATGCAATACCTTTTACCTATGCTGATCACAGCAGATGCAAGTGTGGATCAGAATGGTAAAGTATTATTAGAATTAAAAAGAGAAGATATCCCTATTTCCAGAAGAATCAGAGGAAACTTCAGTATTAATTCTGATGGAGAGTTTACGACCGGATTACGATATATTGTCCAGAAATGGTTTTCTATTTCCGGAAATTACGATAACGAAATGGGATGGGGAGCTGGTATTACCTTGACCTACTAA
- a CDS encoding FAD-dependent monooxygenase has translation MNSISIIGAGIGGLTLGNILKQHNLDFKIYESAPEIRPVGAGIMMAMNAMQVFDQLHLKEKIESAGNTIHGISITDASLRSISTTNSTEYEKKFNVSNVAIHRAELQRVLAENVGFESIRLNHTLEKIEKKDHYTLHFENGTAVESEIVFGADGIKSKIRNQIFKTGKIRNSGQKCWRGLVNYNLPEKYHHEALEIWGKAKRFGFVRISPTKVYWYAVIKDKDFYPDIDLLSLFNDFSPIVKDIIYTTNINDVIINDITDLSPIPKWYSDNLCLIGDSAHATTPNMGQGACQAIEDAYIIGKLLEKTKDFNAVFEDFQKIRRKKVDYIVSASRQIGKMSLWDHGTGLRNFLMRLMPESTSQKMIERLIQLER, from the coding sequence ATGAATTCAATTTCGATCATTGGAGCCGGCATTGGTGGTCTTACCCTTGGGAATATTCTTAAGCAGCATAATCTGGATTTTAAAATTTATGAATCTGCCCCGGAAATACGACCTGTAGGAGCCGGAATTATGATGGCCATGAATGCCATGCAGGTATTCGACCAGCTCCACCTAAAAGAAAAAATTGAAAGCGCAGGAAATACAATTCATGGAATTTCAATAACGGATGCATCTTTAAGATCTATTTCAACCACAAACAGTACCGAATACGAAAAGAAGTTCAATGTGAGTAATGTAGCAATTCACAGAGCAGAATTACAAAGAGTTCTTGCTGAAAACGTTGGATTTGAAAGCATTCGTCTCAATCATACTTTAGAAAAAATTGAAAAAAAGGATCACTATACTCTACATTTTGAAAATGGAACAGCTGTAGAAAGTGAAATCGTTTTCGGAGCAGATGGCATCAAATCTAAAATCAGAAATCAGATTTTTAAAACCGGAAAGATCAGAAACTCGGGACAAAAATGTTGGCGTGGATTAGTAAATTACAATCTCCCTGAAAAGTATCACCACGAAGCCTTAGAGATATGGGGGAAAGCCAAGCGATTTGGTTTTGTCAGAATATCGCCAACAAAAGTATATTGGTATGCTGTAATTAAGGATAAAGATTTTTATCCGGATATTGATTTACTATCTCTCTTTAATGATTTCAGCCCTATAGTGAAAGACATTATTTACACAACTAATATAAATGATGTTATTATAAACGATATTACAGACCTTTCTCCCATCCCCAAATGGTATTCCGACAACTTATGCCTGATTGGAGATTCAGCGCATGCAACAACCCCTAATATGGGACAGGGAGCATGTCAGGCAATAGAAGACGCATACATTATTGGAAAGCTATTGGAGAAAACTAAAGATTTTAATGCTGTTTTTGAAGACTTTCAAAAAATAAGGAGAAAAAAAGTGGATTATATCGTTAGTGCAAGTCGGCAAATAGGGAAAATGTCACTATGGGATCATGGAACCGGTTTACGAAATTTTTTAATGCGCCTTATGCCGGAAAGTACCAGTCAAAAAATGATCGAAAGATTAATACAATTGGAAAGGTAA
- a CDS encoding GNAT family N-acetyltransferase codes for MQYTTQWLNDKSRVKELVNFFITHKTESYISHGEIISGRAENSHEWSPNLESILTEQLTSDFNSEGSSSSKLEILIAENNEGNIIGMLLFNVINSGFKKYAVLEDMLLDNSVRGQSIGSALLEKAILESKNWNINFILLESGIDNKGAHHFFEKYGFKKVSENYILTL; via the coding sequence ATGCAATATACCACTCAATGGCTCAATGATAAAAGCCGTGTGAAGGAATTAGTCAATTTCTTCATCACCCATAAAACAGAATCTTATATTTCTCATGGAGAAATCATCTCCGGCCGTGCTGAAAACTCACATGAATGGAGTCCTAACCTGGAATCTATATTAACGGAACAGCTTACCTCTGATTTTAATTCTGAAGGCTCTTCTTCATCGAAATTAGAGATTCTAATTGCAGAAAATAATGAAGGAAATATCATCGGAATGCTTCTTTTCAATGTTATCAATAGTGGGTTTAAAAAGTATGCTGTATTGGAAGATATGTTGTTAGATAACTCTGTCCGTGGGCAGTCTATCGGAAGTGCTCTTCTTGAAAAAGCCATCCTGGAATCAAAAAACTGGAATATTAATTTTATTCTGTTGGAAAGTGGAATTGATAATAAAGGGGCTCACCACTTCTTTGAAAAATATGGATTTAAAAAAGTTTCTGAAAATTATATCCTAACTTTATAG